The following are from one region of the Silene latifolia isolate original U9 population chromosome 9, ASM4854445v1, whole genome shotgun sequence genome:
- the LOC141600846 gene encoding DNA damage-inducible protein 1-like, with the protein MSVELSPEGTDHEVDPGDDDEFNEQGEVARMGAVHMMCSMEKGTNLFEAKSTELMYVEVKISGICTRAMIDTGASHNLFTPDEAKQLGMEINREEGRIKVVNSSAKLIQGVAKDVVIKMSEWSGKLDFTSVPMDDFNIVLGMDFLKRTPTFLAPHNGSLMMVGSNP; encoded by the coding sequence ATGTCGGTTGAACTAAGCCCCGAAGGGACGGACCATGAGGTTGACCCGGGGGATGATGACGAGTTCAATGAACAGGGAGAAGTGGCACGGATGGGCGCGGTGCACATGATGTGTTCAATGGAAAAAGGCACCAACCTTTTCGAGGCCAAATCCACGGAGCTCATGTACGTTGAAGTAAAAATTAGTGGAATTTGCACTCGTGCCATGATAGACACGGGGGCCTCCCACAATTTGTTTACCCCAGATGAGGCGAAGCAGCTCGGGATGGAGATAAACCGAGAAGAAGGAAGGATAAAAGTTGTTAACTCCAGTGCTAAGCTGATTCAGGGCGTGGCCAAAGATGTAGTGATCAAGATGAGTGAATGGAGCGGGAAGCTCGACTTCACCAGTGTCCCGATGGATGACTTCAATATTGTCCTCGGAATGGATTTTCTAAAGCGAACACCGACCTTCCTGGCACCCCATAATGGTTCCCTTATGATGGTCGGGTCAAACCCTTGA